The following are from one region of the Coffea eugenioides isolate CCC68of chromosome 2, Ceug_1.0, whole genome shotgun sequence genome:
- the LOC113757949 gene encoding probable LRR receptor-like serine/threonine-protein kinase At1g07650: protein MAERTISHSSSQIILVFLLIFSIVLLFQASCSEAQSGFLPKQEVDALKEIASQLGKKDWNFSLNPCDGNSNWNTSRRIDMPLYNNSVICNCSFPGGVCHVTKIFLKGQNLQGVLPPSLAKLPYLNTIDLTRNYLSGTIPLEWASTQLEYLSVIVNRLSGPIPGYLGNLKTLVYMSLENNMFNGTVPAELGKLVNLENLILNANNLTGQLPKELNNLTKLTELRLSSNNFTGNLPDFSSWKNLTKLELQASGFQGPIPPSISVLKNLTELRISDLGGGASDFPLLRDMTSMQKLMLRSCNLVGKIPYYIINMMTLQTLDLSFNKLEGEVPNLEGLEGLQFMYLTRNSLSGTIPDWITGRDTQHQIDLSYNNFSESSEPSTCRETLNLFKSFTGGKTSELGKCLLQSFPCSKDYYSLHVNCGGKSTVIGNKVFEADEDSAGAAKFVPSKENWGTSSTGDFWDVTTSIANYTANNVSVLRVNDSDLYTTARLSPLSLTYYGRCLANGNYTVTLYFAEIILRDDQSFQRLGRRMFDVYVQDERKLKDFNIEKEAQGVDRVAKEEYTGVVVKDGILEIRFHYSGKGSTAVPTRGTYGPLISAISVVSEFNPPSKGKKKIFIAVGTVASTLLILLSILGFAWRRWHSRQKISREEELRGLDLRTGLFTYRQIKAATDNFSATNKIGEGGFGAVYKGMLLDGTVIAVKQLSPKSKQGNREFVNEIGMISGLLHPNVVRLYGCCIEGDQLLLVYEYLENNNLARALFGPQDLQLELEWSTRQKICIGIAKGLSFLHDESALKIVHRDIKTNNILLDKELNPKISDFGLAKLVEEENTHISTRVAGTIGYMAPEYALWGYLTYKADVYSFGIVALEIVAGKSNMSYRPSEDYVCLLDWALVLQQRGSLVELVDPRLGSNINEGEAIRMIKVALLCTNPSPALRPTMSAALAMLEGRISTQGFSSDPSVYNDGLNLQGLRDKYDELQFSSIDPQSFSTSSDTKESSALTSSTDR, encoded by the exons ATGGCAGAAAGAACGATATCTCACTCTTCATCACAAATCATCTTAGTTTTCTTGCTCATTTTCTCCATCGTATTGCTCTTCCAGGCAAGTTGCAGTGAAGCTCAGAGTGGATTTCTTCCTAAACAGGAAG TTGATGCTCTCAAGGAAATTGCTAGTCAACTGGGCAAAAAGGATTGGAATTTCAGTCTAAACCCTTGTGATGGGAACTCAAACTGGAATACTTCAAGAAGGATTGATATGCCACTGTATAACAATTCTGTCATCTGCAATTGTTCTTTTCCAGGTGGTGTATGTCACGTAACAAAAAT ATTCCTCAAAGGACAGAATTTACAAGGAGTCCTTCCACCATCATTAGCAAAGTTACCATATCTCAACACAAT TGATCTCACAAGGAACTATCTCAGTGGTACAATTCCCCTTGAATGGGCATCTACACAGTTAGAATACCT GTCTGTTATTGTAAATCGCTTATCTGGGCCGATCCCAGGCTACTTGGGAAATCTGAAAACACTTGTATATAT GAGCTTGGAGAACAATATGTTTAATGGGACGGTGCCAGCAGAGCTAGGGAAGCTGGTCAATTTGGAGAATCT CATACTTAATGCAAACAATCTCACTGGTCAGTTGCCAAAGGAACTCAATAACCTGACAAAATTGACAGAACT TAGGCTAAGCAGTAACAACTTCACAGGAAACTTACCTGATTTTTCAAGTTGGAAAAATCTAACAAAATT AGAGCTTCAAGCTAGTGGTTTTCAAGGACCTATACCTCCTAGCATTTCTGTCTTAAAAAACTTGACGGAACT AAGGATCAGTGATTTAGGGGGAGGTGCTTCAGATTTTCCACTGCTGAGAGACATGACAAGCATGCAGAAGTT GATGCTAAGGAGCTGCAATTTGGTTGGGAAAATTCCATATTACATCATTAATATGATGACATTACAGACTCT GGATCTAAGTTTCAACAAACTTGAAGGAGAGGTTCCCAATCTTGAAGGTCTGGAAGGTCTGCAGTTCAT GTATTTGACAAGAAACTCTCTTTCTGGGACGATTCCAGACTGGATCACGGGTAGAGATACACAGCA CCAGATAGATCTTTCTTACAATAACTTCTCTGAGAGCTCTGAGCCATCAACTTGTCGGGAAACCCT AAACTTGTTCAAAAGCTTTACTGGGGGAAAAACATC AGAGCTGGGTAAATGTCTGCTGCAGAGTTTCCCCTGTTCGAAAG ATTACTACTCATTGCATGTAAACTGTGGTGGAAAGAGTACTGTAATTGGAAATAAAGTTTTTGAGGCAGATGAAGATTCAGCTGGTGCTGCAAAATTCGTTCCCTCGAAAGAGAACTGGGGAACCAGTAGTACTGGTGACTTCTGGGATGTCACCACTTCTATAGCTAATTACACAGCAAATAATGTCTCTGTTCTAAGAGTAAATGACTCTGATTTGTACACGACAGCTAGACTATCTCCTTTATCTCTCACTTACTATGGTCGGTGTTTAGCAAATGGAAACTATACTGTGACACTTTACTTTGCGGAGATAATTCTCAGAGATGATCAATCATTTCAAAGGCTTGGAAGACGGATGTTTGATGTCTACGTCCAG GATGAACGGAAATTAAAAGATTTTAATATTGAAAAGGAAGCACAAGGAGTTGATAGAGTTGCAAAGGAAGAGTATACTGGAGTGGTTGTAAAGGATGGAATTCTGGAGATACGCTTTCATTATTCTGGAAAAGGATCAACAGCTGTTCCAACTAGAGGAACATATGGTCCTCTGATATCTGCTATTTCAGTGGTATCTG AATTTAACCCTCCTTCcaaagggaaaaagaagattTTCATAGCAGTGGGAACAGTGGCTTCTACATTGTTAATCTTACTCAGCATTCTTGGTTTTGCTTGGAGGAGATGGCATTCAAGACAAAAGATCTCCAGGGAAGAAG AATTGAGAGGGTTAGACTTGCGGACTGGTTTATTTACCTACCGACAAATTAAAGCTGCAACTGACAACTTTAGTGCCACAAATAAGATTGGAGAAGGTGGTTTTGGAGCAGTGTACAAG GGTATGCTATTGGATGGTACTGTAATTGCTGTTAAGcaactttctccaaaatcaAAGCAAGGGAACCGTGAATTTGTGAATGAAATAGGAATGATCTCTGGTCTACTTCATCCGAATGTTGTCAGATTGTATGGATGTTGCATTGAAGGAGACCAACTATTATTGGTTTATGAGTACTTGGAAAACAATAACCTTGCACGAGCTCTGTTTG GTCCACAGGACTTGCAGCTCGAATTGGAATGGTCAACCAGGCAAAAAATATGTATTGGAATAGCCAAAGGTTTATCTTTCCTACATGACGAGTCAGCTCTAAAAATTGTTCATCGAGACATCAAAACCAACAATATTCTCCTTGATAAAGAACTCAATCCAAAAATTTCTGACTTTGGTTTAGCCAAACTTGTTGAGGAGGAGAACACACACATTAGCACCAGAGTCGCAGGAACAAT AGGGTATATGGCACCTGAATATGCACTATGGGGCTACTTAACATACAAAGCAGACGTGTACAGCTTTGGGATAGTTGCATTGGAAATTGTTGCTGGAAAGAGCAACATGTCATACCGCCCAAGCGAGGATTATGTTTGTCTTCTTGATTGG GCCCTTGTTCTGCAGCAAAGAGGAAGTTTGGTGGAGCTAGTGGATCCGCGGTTAGGTTCCAATATTAACGAGGGAGAGGCTATAAGAATGATCAAAGTGGCTCTTCTCTGCACTAATCCATCTCCTGCACTTAGGCCTACCATGTCTGCGGCGCTTGCCATGCTTGAAGGTCGTATCAGTACTCAGGGGTTCAGCTCAGATCCAAGTGTCTATAATGATGGATTAAATCTTCAAGGACTGCGAGACAAGTATGATGAGTTGCAATTCAGTTCAATTGATCCACAGTCATTTTCCACTTCATCTGACACAAAAGAAAGTAGCGCCTTGACTTCCAGTACTGACAGATAG
- the LOC113762990 gene encoding probable LRR receptor-like serine/threonine-protein kinase At1g53430, with protein MGNNFEGHLPNKSLGLPKMTYLSINNLPGGKTVVLFPDIHNMVSLYFLTLRNCSLTGRIPDYIWRFTNLLYLDLSFNNLTGIIPPDLNQFQPQFVFLRSNKLNGTVPGWLTNLSYSDSYVDVSENSFTNVTLSNDYIASNLNLFECRSQYSDTRSKWQQAGYHCDNDTQIYDHLYINCGGNATSVDGHDYEADTQSDGGSTFFLSTNKTWAYSSMGTFLGTDDDEFILDKTCNISNTDVSLYSNARIAPISLKYYGFCLKNDTYTVKLHFAEIGWDTNGSSTIGKRVFDVDVQGGQYYLGDFDIQKEAGDVNKVITKECNVSVTDSRLEIHLYWAGKGSTYTPTKYYGPSISAISVYPVPREPERNKKFPPAAIAAIVGAALVFGILILVRIRHRKLKDGGLEVHPGVVFDFKKLKAATNSFALDNKIDGVGNVYKGELDGIQIAVKQLSAKSEEGAHEFVTAIGTISALKHPNLATLMGSCTEQNQLLLVYKYMEKVSLQHALFGPAEAKLELNWETRAKICLGVAKGLACLHESKLQVIHCNIKPTNILLDKDFTVKISDFGYSQFHDSQLVGAPLNKGKTALGSHDSQHVDAPLVKDKTALGSLPKPKITGHMAPEQIQGIPLTPKADVYSFGIITLEVVSGQEFCTLRSKDSNDYLLNKAYKHQEEGNLIALVDPDLKSNYKPDEALRMLCLAMKCVNQSFDLRPTMSSVVKILEGNEKFDISSASKPRSTHSGSTSHGETSNTTISPSTGNEIDDSQRH; from the exons ATGGGAAACAATTTTGAAGGGCATTTACCAAATAAAAGCTTAGGATTGCCAAAGATGACTTACCT GTCCATAAACAACTTACCTGGAGGAAAGACAGTTGTTTTGTTTCCCGATATTCACAATATGGTGTCTCTGTATTTCTT GACATTGAGGAATTGTTCACTCACTGGTCGAATTCCTGATTATATCTGGCGGTTCACAAACCTGCTTTACCT GGACTTGAGTTTCAATAATTTGACGGGGATAATTCCACCAGACTTGAACCAGTTCCAGCCACAGTTCGT CTTTCTTAGAAGTAACAAACTCAATGGGACAGTACCTGGATGGCTGACGAATTTGAGTTACTCTGACTCATATGT GGATGTTTCTGAAAATTCTTTTACAAATGTGACCTTGAGTAACGACTATATAGCTTCAAATCT GAACTTGTTCGAATGCCGCTCTCAA TATAGTGATACGAGATCGAAATGGCAACAAGCTGGCTACCACTGTGACAATGACACACAAATTT ATGATCATTTGTACATTAATTGTGGGGGAAATGCAACATCAGTAGATGGCCATGATTATGAAGCCGATACGCAATCAGATGGTGGATCAACTTTCTTTCTGAGTACAAATAAGACTTGGGCTTATAGTAGTATGGGAACGTTCCTTGGAACAGATGACGATGAATTCATTCTAGATAAAACATGCAATATATCCAACACTGATGTATCTTTGTACTCAAATGCGCGCATAGCTCCAATATCGTTGAAATATTATGgattttgtttgaaaaatgaCACCTACACGGTTAAACTTCACTTTGCTGAAATAGGATGGGATACAAATGGATCTTCTACAATCGGGAAGAGGGTTTTTGATGTGGATGTTCAG GGCGGCCAGTATTACCTGGGAGATTTTGATATACAAAAAGAGGCAGGAGATGTCAATAAGGTGATAACCAAGGAGTGCAATGTATCTGTAACTGACTCAAGACTGGAGATTCATTTATATTGGGCTGGGAAAGGTTCAACTTACACCCCAACAAAATACTATGGTCCCTCAATATCAGCTATTTCCGTGTATCCTG TTCCTAGGGAACCagaaaggaacaagaaatttcCTCCGGCTGCTATTGCCGCGATAGTTGGAGCTGCGCTGGTTTTTGGCATATTAATCTTAGTCAGGATTCGTCATAGAAAGCTCAAGGATGGAG GCTTGGAGGTACATCCCGGAGTGGTCTTCGACTTCAAAAAATTAAAGGCTGCCACCAATAGTTTTGCTCTTGATAACAAGATAGATGGAGTCGGAAATGTCTACAAG GGTGAACTCGATGGGATTCAAATAGCAGTCAAGCAGCTTTCAGCGAAGTCAGAAGAAGGGGCCCACGAATTTGTAACCGCAATTGGTACAATTTCTGCACTAAAACATCCAAATCTTGCAACGCTAATGGGATCCTGTACCGAGCAAAACCAACTCCTACTTGTCTACAAGTACATGGAAAAAGTCTCCCTTCAACATGCTTTATTTG GTCCAGCAGAAGCCAAATTAGAACTAAACTGGGAAACAAGGGCTAAGATTTGCCTTGGGGTGGCAAAAGGTTTGGCTTGTCTTCATGAGTCCAAACTGCAAGTCATACATTGCAACATCAAACCAACAAACATACTTCTTGATAAGGATTTTACCGTGAAGATATCCGACTTCGGATACTCCCAATTTCATGATTCTCAGCTTGTCGGTGCCCCGCTCAATAAAGGCAAAACTGCCCTTGGTAGTCATGATTCTCAGCATGTTGATGCCCCGCTTGTTAAAGACAAAACTGCTCTTGGTAGTTTGCCAAAACCAAAAATAAC GGGGCATATGGCACCTGAGCAGATACAAGGCATCCCCTTAACACCTAAAGCGGATGTTTATAGCTTTGGAATTATCACACTTGAAGTTGTTAGCGGACAGGAATTTTGCACATTGAGGTCAAAGGATTCAAATGACTACCTCCTGAATAAG GCTTATAAACACCAGGAGGAGGGGAATCTTATAGCTTTAGTTGATCCAGATCTGAAATCAAACTATAAACCCGATGAAGCACTTAGAATGCTATGTTTAGCAATGAAATGTGTGAACCAAAGCTTCGATCTCAGGCCTACCATGTCATCTGTggttaaaattcttgaaggcaatGAGAAATTTGACATCAGCTCTGCCTCAAAACCTCGGTCTACTCATTCTGGGAGTACTTCTCATGGGGAAACTTCAAATACAACTATTTCTCCATCTACCGgcaatgaaattgatgattctCAACGTCACTGA